In Aricia agestis chromosome 21, ilAriAges1.1, whole genome shotgun sequence, the sequence GGGTAggcactatcagagaagttgcaTCATAGGccgatggcggacctacgtaattcggtcgcgttacgtcaaacccattcgacagaattgaattgacataaaccaacCAAATAACATAGGTCCATCAACTGTCCGCGAATCAATTTCGTCGATGGTACATAACTTTTAAACGCATAACctacaataattgttaaaagCGTTGAGGCCGACCAATTAGTgccgaagtttttttttttttttttttttatgaactaaaggggcaaaagagcaaacgggtcacctgatggaaagcaacttccgtcgcccatggacactcgcagcatcagaagagctgcaggtgcgttgccggccttttaagagggaatagggtaatagaggaaggtagggatggaaagggaacggaataagggaaagtagggaagggaatagggtaggggattgggcctccggtaaactcactcactcggcgaaacacagcgcaagcgctgtttcacgccggttttctgtgaggacgtggtatttctccggtcgagccggcccattcgtgccgaagcatggctctcccacgtcaaaaaactataacatatatataaaaagtataactattaagttatgCTTCGGCTCTAATTGGTCGGCCTCAacgaattaaaacaaaattctaGTCCTTACTTTGAGGGCCCACTGTGGTATTAATCTAATAtatagagtgtaacaaaaataagtgataatactttagggtgtatacgttttccttgtagagagttcactgtaaaagtagcagcgctgaaagaccaaaattttttttcacttttgtatgaggaaacttgtgacgctcgcgcccttgtccatacaaaagtgaaaaaaaaatttttggtgtttcagagctgctactttcacagtgaactctctacaaggaacgcgtacacaccctaaagtattatcacttatttttgttacacactgtataaaaataagtcgggtctTCCTTTCTGACGCTATAACTACAGAACGCGCGAactgatttccacggttttgcattcgttggaaaggtctcgggctttgtgaggtctatagaaaaaaaaatcagaaaaaacttcaagagaaaagcaggaaacagagaaaatcattttatggcaaaacaacgtttgcggGGACATTGcgaataaaataaactaaactatttttatttactcaaaccattttcataaataataaaaattgcatatttattttagcAGGCGctttatgaatataaaaattaagtgCCTGCGAAAAATAAAGCGGCACTTGATGTAATGCCATTTGTAAATTTTTACAGTTGTAAAAAACCGAGTTCGgttttaccacagaatatatattagtagtaccagtttaaaaaaatccaaaatCCGTTTCCTACATTTTTTCGAGTTCTGTAGGACATATTGTATTGTAAACTTACAGTGCATCCGTATGCCTTCCTAGGCTAGTTAagtgctaaaaatatatatatattttttaatgaaataagggggcaaacgagcaaacgggtcacctgatggaaagcaacttccgtcgcccatggacactcgcagcatcagctgcaggtgcgttgccggccttttaagagggaatagggtgataggggaggttagggaagggaataggggagggtagggaagggaatagggtaggggattgggcctccggtaaactcactcactcggcgaaacacagtgcaagcgctgtttcacgccggttttctgtgagaacgtggtatttatccggtcgagccggcccattcgtgccgaagcatggctctcccacgttttgtGCGAGAATACTGCTAGCATTAGCATTTTGTAGATCATAATATTCTGTAATATTCTTACTGTATAGAAGTGTGGTTTAATTGCATAGGTAGTCAAGTACTATTGTCATGTTTtaggtgtgtgtgtgtatgcACGTCATCATTTAGTAAGTTTAAATGACATTTCCAAATTGTTACAATAACGAACTTTACTCATCgaatttaagttttaaaatgaaatgGCGAGAGTTTAACCACTATGTTTCGGTCTAGGGCGCATAACCGACGAAAGCGGGCTGTTCCAATCTGGTGACAGTTTCAAAACCAGAGCTTTCTTACAACCAATTTAGGTAATTTTAAGTTGGTGAAAGTGGAATCAGACACTTTTTATTGGGTTTGGTGTTTTTGAAATGGAGAAAAACTGTGAAAATTCGGACTTTGATATTGGCACGCTAGAAGACAAACAGTTTacaacactgacctccattatacaagtaggtacgctggacttatgatatcCAACTGTTTTTTTGCCTATCTGAatcggaatcagcgcccccaatgcgggggaagagaactaaatctgacgtaacttgcaagtGGCCccttaatcgctattggttgtagaaactagtattagttccaagtactcccactactgctatcagcgccaatatggcgactttcaaacgtcatttttacgtcaaatttagttctcttcccccgcattgggggcgctaattccgcttcaaataggcacaaaaaatagctgtcatttcaaagggtatcataagtccagcgtacttttataatggaggtcagtaaGTACCACagaaagtaattatttattatggtcAAAAAGTTTATaactttactagatgacgcctgcaactccgttgcgccaaaattagttagtCGCGGAAACTTAGTTTTTcgcgataaaaaatatcctctgtccttttccgggactcaaaatatctctataTCTAGCAAAATGGGTTCAGTAATAGTAatatactccccacaccgatttcggtgacggtggccagtttcattgaatcCGGGCCAGCTAcacaagagtaattttatagtgcccaagtgtgtgcgcagtacacaagagcactctctattcctttactctcataacccaatgggacggaagaccgacacgacttaCGAGAGAGAAGGCGCAGGATCAACTTTTTAAATGtccatccaacgcatggatcatcttacttgtcagaagatcagcctgcattgtcctaaccaaacttggaaataacatgtttccaacgcgggaatcgacctccgagtcaaacgCCGCggtctataccactagaccacggaggcgttaggtttgagcgtgaagaggtattacAGCACAACAGACAGAagataagtatattatgtttttattaatagaaaaatgaaaaactatttataaaattatatttaataacagcaaatattataataacttacaaatagaataaattaataagataCAGATCTATTTCTAAGTATTTGGTTcggcaaacaaaatattatgatgaaattacaactagatattataaatatcacAGTAGCCATACTGCTTTATAAAtaaatgcaaaataataataatgttgagtaataaaaccataaatttaaaaataatgaaaagaaaAAAGTATACTGAAAACGGTGGGtagaagaataattattaatatgaagatataataaatataatatacttacacaaaTATGGCGATGATTATAaacgtaaattaaaaattatatctaaaaaataaatgattagaattaatatgataatgattagatgataaaaaaatatataataatgataaatgaaatagaaaatatattaagttaataggatataatattatactattattcATTAACAGAAAAGAATAAAGAATGAATTATAGTAAAATATAGGCAGATAATTAGTAGttataatagcataatatttatgtcgcaacaatattattaaacttaaaaaaattgacttaaAAACCTAATtgcagaaaaataaataaataatgtaagcTAAGTTATAACACAATTTGTGTTACTTACTGGTCTACATACATTTGTCACAAAATAGCAATTCGTCACAATTTATTGCAACTTGTCACAACACAATGCAACTCGTCACAAATACATTGCAACTGATCACAATACATTGCAACTAATCACAACATATTGCAACTCATCATAATTCAATGCAACTCATCACAATTCATTGCAGCACATCACAATTTATTGCAACTTATCACAATTCATTGCAACGCATCACAATTTATTGCAACTCATCACAATTTGCAACTAATGCGTAGTATTATCGTACGGCATATAGCTATTGTAGTTCTCATCGTATGCTCTCCTGTAGCCGCCATGATGACCGTGCTCATGCTCATGGTGCTCCTCATGGCTTTGGGAGTGGTGGTGGGATACCTCCGGCTTGGTGATGATCTCGTAGGTGGTGGACTTGTGCCCACCGTGGCCTTTCAATCCCACGAGGGCGGAGAGGAGAAGGGACATGAGAGCCGTCATAAGGGCTTTTCCGGCGAGTAACGCTAAGGCGCCCAAGGCGGCCGCTGCTAGGGCACCTGGAATAATAAATGTAGATTAGCCTTTGACTTAGGTCTTGTTGAGCTTGCTAGCTTGGGATCGCCTAATGTAATACCtagatcgtgggaatcgcagacacaatagattttcaattgttatgctagGATCGCTGGGTTAATGTGAGTTGTTGCTTATGTGTGTTAAGTTATCAATATGCATTGTCTTTCTCTGATCATAAATATACGAAACACGACAAATTTAATCATAGATTAACTGACTGGTGAGAAAAGTGAAATATTATtgggttttttaaaattaaatatagtccatagttcaattttaaaaatctcAGTGCCGGGAAAATGAAGGAATGAGGATGAGGATTCTTCAAACGTTAAAAAGCTATATTAACATAGTGTCATTTTCAGAGCGAATGTCTGGCATATATGAATAGTCATATGAGAGATAGAGATAAATAGATAAAAGGCGATTATATCCTGAAAACGaatgtttttatttcattgtcaaaatatttaaaaaataaattaataactaaatgaatatttcatcaaaacttaacacatacatgatacataatattaaacaaaggtTAACCCTCCCCCTAGTAGGGAAAGGCCACTTTTCCTTAGCACCTTTTATATTAGActgacattattttatttttattttttactagctgtcccggtgaacttcgtgtcactttaaaatcttccctggacttctacgaatattttaagactaaaatcagcccaatccgtccagccgttttcgagttttagcgcgactaacatatttgaaaatccatttttatatatatatatagactagatgtcccggtgagcttcgtgtcactttaaaaccttccctggacttctacgaatattttaagactaaaatcagcccaatcggttcagctgttttcgagttttagcgcgactaacatatttgaaaatccatttttatatataagatataagatttttttgtaaattttcaaATACAGCTTTGTGTATGTCCGAAGGTTTATgaccctgacgtcactgcgacctgaatggatataataatataatttaacttaTGCTCAGAGTATATCAGCGCTaccaatagtttttattatttgtaggctACCAAATTAAAATTCACACTAAATAAATACACAATTTTAGATCAAAATTAATCAGAATCATCTTCGCACGTACGTCATCAACACGCGAACACCAGATGGCGTGTAATTACTTAATTCCTAAACGTTTTTAAAGTAGACTCTAAGAAAAATGTTAAACACCATAGATTGTAGACCTGTTCTGAGCTGTAGACAGTCTATGGCGTTTATAGTGATTTTAGTTACACAAggtcttgattatttttttataaaataagggggcaaacgagcaaactggttacctgatggaaagcaacttccgtcgcccatggacactcgcaacatcagaagagctgcagatgcgttgccagcgttttaaggggtaatagggtagAGGAGAGTTgtaaagggaatagggtaggggattgggcctcgggtaaactcactcggcgaaacagagcGCAATCtatgtttcacgacggttttctgtgagcccgtggtatttcttcggtcaagccggcccattcgtcatggctctcccactgttttttttaatgccaTTATTCGTAGAGTTCTGTATAGAGCCTGTGTAACGTGTGTGTAACTTACACACCATGTATAACTATTCATACGTTAAACGCACGTTTAAGAAGTATTTATTACTAAGGGGGCTAATAAAGTCAAGGTCACTCACCTTTCCCCAACAGAGCCGCTGCAAACAGCCCACCACCTCCCTTCAAACCACCTCCACCTCCCTTTTTCCTTCCCGTAGCTCCTGCTTCCCTATCTCCCTTAACCATATCTAGGGCCTCCTTGGAAGTCTCCGAATCCAGCAGCCTGTACCTAATGGAATGTCCATCCAGGTAGCTCTGGAGACGATACAGAAGAAACCTGTTCAACTTCTCCTCAGATTTTCCAGGGAACTGTCTGGATAACTCCGCGGCTATTTCCTCCGGATTCGTGCTGTTCGCATCTTTTTCTCTCACAATGCTCAATCCAGGGAGGATCCTCAGTTCATCGCGAGAACTCAGATCTTCTAGGAAGGAGAGCGCGTGGATTTTTAAGCATTTCGCGCTGAGGTTGCTCGAGCATTCCTTCTGGAGTCTCCCGGTTCGTTCTGTATGGTTCCTCTCCTCTTCCAAGGCATAACTTAGGGCGACCAACACACAGATAAGAAGAACCACACTTTTACGGACCATTTTCACTGTATAACTATTGGCATTCTTTGATAACGAGTTCGAGACTGTTGGTACAGAACGAAAGGCATTTATTTTATACCTTAGTTGCATAAAAAGTAAACAACTACACCGAACCGttcaaaaaaagtattaaagtgAAAGAAACTTTCGATATCGACAATTTTCTCTTTAGATTTTCGATAATGCATTGTTTAGTTAAATATAGAGCATTATAATGGAATGTGATAAGATATAACTTGCATTGCTCTACTAATAACTTAATAAGTAAAAAAGATTTGAAATTACTCACTCGGATTtgatagtattttattttgttattaattattaaagtacacatgtaTAATGAAGGATTTTGAACAAATTTCAAGTGCATACCTCTTGCCATGTTTGATTAAGAGCAAAAGAGGcaaaaaaaaggtttattgtatgggagcccccttaaatataatgttaacaTTATGTTTACGTTTACTTAAAGACTCGAATTAATAGATAATACAAAATTTGCATTAGATCCAggtaagtttatacgtgggagagccatgctttggcacgaacgggccggctcgaccggataaataccacgttctcacaaaaccggcgttaaacagcgcttgcgctgtgtttcgccgagtgagtgagtttaccggaggcccaatcccctaacccacctattcccttccctaccctcaactattcccttcccttccctaccctcccctattaccctattccctcttaaaaggtcggcaacgcacttgcagctcttctgatgctgcgagtgtccatgggcgatggaagttgctttccatcaggtgacccgtttgctcgtttgcctccttatttcataaaaaaaagttctatttgcataatattaataatatgatcatctctatattattatacgcgagcgaaaaactttggaagccgttttacgaaaaatgcggaaacgtagagGCATGAAATTTCCCACAattgtagtttatatggagaaggagtgcatcgagctaatattgttttaaaattaagcttttatcatacattataaaaaaaaaacattacacatactacaaCGCGCACACTGCCATGTTTTGACTGACATTTCTATACACACGAATAATATACTCCTTTGTTCATGGTTGAAATCtgttgttaaattaaaaatggattgttgtttttttatgaaacctgaaatagtcaatactttaaacggggagccaaaagaagaagataataaaAAGGTCGAATTTGGACCATTGGCGATCTCTATTAATGACTATTATAGatgtatattttgtacaatataaaatattatatacctacatcTAAGTATTAAAATGAGTTTGATATGATTAAAAAAGGAATCGATAGGAAATTTCtgattctttttattttaaacttaaatgcATCAAACCTTCAGAGACCGTGGAAACCTTCAGGAAACAAGCAGAAAATTGCAAGTACCGCACATTTTGAACAAATAAATAACAAGTAtttgacaggtattgacgtcagggttactagatctcagagaattcgatgtgtcaaaagacatcgtcatttttaatatggcttgttttttgttatttcagcaagattatccaagtatataattagaaaaataattacattacattatttgaaacatattaacgaacaagaaattaaaaactcttttttatattaaataactggcaacacctatttctatgaccgtattggatccaatctctcagcaaatgtcaaaaatctatgatcaaggaagaaatgaatcatatgtctatatgacattatccaatatattgactcaatgatctcggatccaatatatatgataatctaatatccccctaagtgataatacttaagggtttgtacgtgttccttgtagagagtacactgtgctgcagcgctgaaagacataaaaaaatcacttttgtatggagacactcgtgacgctcgggcccttgcccatacaaaagtgaaaaaaaaattgttctttcagcgctgctactttcacagtgaactctctacaaggaacacgtacacaccctaaagtattatcacttagttttgttataccctgtagaATAAAGCTCAGGTCATGAGCAAGAGCAAggggataatattatgatgttttttATTTGTTCAACACACCCTGTATATCTGTTCTAAATATCAGTTAGACTGCAGAAtaacaaggtattctgcagattatctgggcGACTCAGTTGAAGTGCAATTTTATTCTATTCTCTATTTATGCCCATTTTTCATTGATGGTGCATATTTTAGTCGTTATGCCCTCATAGTCTAAACTAGCCTAGACTAGCTATCATGATCATGACATTCATGACACACCGAGGCTCTGAAACCGAGGTAGGTACGATGGATCAAAATATGGACCCAGCACAgccctatttatttattaataaacttccatgggcaGATTGCAATCGGACAATGTTGCTAGAAAATTAACTATTTGTACAGTTTATGAAATGAAAAACACTGGATTTTATGGAATGATGAAAATtggagcatttttttttatgaagtaagagagcaaacgagcaaacgcgtcacctgatggaaagcaacttccgctgcccatggacactcgcagcatcagaagagttgctagtccgttgccggccttttaagagggagtagggtaatagggggggtaggaaagggaatggaataggggagggtagggaaaggaattgggcctccggtaaactcactcactcggcgaaacacagcgcaagcgctgtttcacgccagttttctgtgagaacgtggtacttctccggtcgagccggcccattcgtgccgaagcatggctctcccatgtataacgCACATTTAACGTACATTTATTACGCACATTTAACGGTAGCAAaccagatttttcataagctag encodes:
- the LOC121737863 gene encoding uncharacterized protein LOC121737863, which gives rise to MVRKSVVLLICVLVALSYALEEERNHTERTGRLQKECSSNLSAKCLKIHALSFLEDLSSRDELRILPGLSIVREKDANSTNPEEIAAELSRQFPGKSEEKLNRFLLYRLQSYLDGHSIRYRLLDSETSKEALDMVKGDREAGATGRKKGGGGGLKGGGGLFAAALLGKGALAAAALGALALLAGKALMTALMSLLLSALVGLKGHGGHKSTTYEIITKPEVSHHHSQSHEEHHEHEHGHHGGYRRAYDENYNSYMPYDNTTH